CCTCGGGGGCCGAGTAGTAGCGGACGCGGGCGAGAGCGCTCACGTCGACGCAGTGATCCGGATGCTGATGAGTGACCACGACGGCGTCGACCTCGCCGTCAGGGCAGTACTTCAGCAACTGCGGCAGCGCCGCATAGCCGAGATCGAGGACCAGCCTGAACCCGTCGTACTCGAGCAGGAAACCGGCACAAGCGCGTCCCGGCTCGGGCCACGCGCCGCAGGAGCCGAGGACGGTGAGCGATCTCATCGAGCGCCGAACGCCTCGTCGGTGGAGACGATGTCCTTGCCCAGCGGCAGCAGCGAGATCGGGATCAGCTTGAAGTTCGCCAGGCCGAGCGGGATGCCGATGACGGTGACGCACAAGGCGATGCCGCTGACCAGGTGACCGAGCGCCAGCCACCAGCCCGCGACGAGCACCCAGATCACGTTACCCAGCACGGAGCCGGCGCCGGCGCTCGGCTTGTCGACCACGGTCCGGCCGAACGGCCAGAGCGCGAACCCGGCGATCCGGAAGGACGCGATGCCGAAGGGAATGGTGATGATCAGGACGCAGCAGATCAGCCCCGCGGCGACATAGCCCAGCGCCAGCCAGAAACCGGCGAGCACCAGCCAGATCAGGTTCAGGATCGTTCTCATACCTGCCAGCCTGCCACCCGCCGGGTGTGTTCCAGCGTCAATCGGGCGACGAGTCCGGGATCGTTCCGGGGCAACCAGTGGCCACCCCTGACCACCTGCGTGCTCAGGTTCGGGGCCCAGCGGGACACGTCGGTCTGCAACGGCGTCGTCACGAAGGCATCCCGATCGGGAGAAACGGCCAGCACCGGTACGTCGGTTCGCCGTTGCTCCGGCCGGAGCAGCCGCGGGACGACGTTCGCGCGGTACAGATTCAGGCCGTTCACGAAGTCTCCCAGGGAGCGCTCTCCGCGTTCCGGTGGCATTCCGCCGGCGCTGGACTCCAGGCGGCTGAAGATCCGATCCGCCCAGCCCTTACGCCAGCCGTGTTCGGGCAACCAGGGCAACTGGAAGTAGAAGATGTACCAGGAATGCAGGAGCTGTCCGATGACCTCGCGGGCCGGCCGGCGGCTCCGCAGGAAGAACCCGGCGTGATCCAGCGACGGCCCCGAGATCGAGACGTACGAGGTGATCCGCCCGCGCAGCCGTTCGCTGGTCACGAAGTGCCACGACTGGATCGAACCCCAGTCGTGCGCGAGCACCTGCACCGGCTGGTCCGGGGACACGGCGGCCAGCACGGCCGCGAAGTCCTCTTCGAGCCGATCGAGCTTGTACGCCGCCCGGCCACGCGGATGATCCGACTCCCCCGCGCCGCGGACGTCGTACGTGATCACGTGGAAGTGTTCGGCGAGTTGCCGCGCCACGGGCTGCCACAGGTTGGCGTTGTCGGGGTAGCCGTGGACGCAGATCAGGACGGGCGCGGCCGGATCGCCGTACTCGTAGACCGCGATCCGGGTGCCGTCGGCCGAGGTGACCCGCACGAACTCAGTACTCCTCGGTGGAGATCACCCGGAAGGTGATTCCGGCACGGACCAGCCGGTCGCGCAGAGCTGGGCCCATCGCGGCCGCCGTGGTGGTCTGGCCCGAAGTCGCTGGGAGATCGTCCAGCGCCAGCGAGAGAGCGCATTCACCGAGCATCTTGGCGGTCTCGTCATAGCCGGGATCGCCACCGGCCACCTCGGTGATCACCCGCCTGCCGCCACCGGAACCGACGAAGCGCGCCTTGAACCAGGACTTGGCGCGCCGCTCAGGGCTCGGTCCGTCACCCGCTTTGAACCTTGCCAGCAAGGCGTTCCGGGCCGGTGGGATCTGCGCGGCGGCCACCAGCAACCCGAGCCCCGCGATGCCGCCGGCAACGACCGGCAGACGCTTGACCGCGGCGTAGTGCGAGTACCGGAAGTCGGGTCCGTAGCTGTCGAGCAGACTCGCGGAGTAGGCAACGATCTGCGGGTCGACGGTCGGCAGTGGGACGGCCCAGAAACCCTGTGCCCGGTGGATCGTGCCGGTCGTCAGCTTCACCGAACGCCCTTCCGGACGAGGTTGGGCCTTGCGGCGGGCGCGGTGGGCGTCGAGGTTCTGCTTGCCTCGGGAGAACGCGGTGATCGCGGTGTGGAAGGTTCCACTCGACGGCTTGCCGCCGGCGCGGAGCAGACCGTCGACCTGGATCGGCACCCGGGCCGGCAACTGCTCGACGGTGAACTGGACGCCCAGGTCGTACGGGATCGAGTCGAAGCCGCAGCAGTGGATGAGTCGCGCGCCCGTTTCGACCGCCTTCGCGTGGTAGGCGACGTACATCTTGTCGACGAACTCGGACTCACCGGTCAGGTCCAGGTAGTCGGTACCGGCCTCGGCGCAGGCGGCGACCAGCGGTTCGCCGTACCGGACGTAGGGGCCGACCGTCGTCACGACGATCCGGGTGGACACAGCGAGCGCTCTCAGCGTTTCTGGGTCGCCTACGTCGGCGAGGACGAGCTCGACATCGATGCCGAGCTTCTCGCGGACCGCCTCGAGTTTCGCCTTGTTCCGGCCGGCCAGGGCCCACTTCAACTCGGCCGGCGCGTGCTTGGCCAGGTAGGCGGCGGTGAGCTCGCCGGTGAAGCCGGTCGCGCCGAGCAGCACGACGTCGTACTGGCGGTCGTCGGTCATCGGCGGGTGGCCTTCTCCGAGTCGGCGCGGCCGCCGGCGCCCGAGGCGCGGGAGGATTCGGCGGCGCCACGCGCCTCGATGTCGGCCAGTGCGGCGCGGTCGGCCTTCGGCACGTTGAAGCGCGCGCCGAGTTCGACCAGGTGCGGGATCAGGGACCGGAAGATCTTCATCGGCCCGATCCAGCCCGGTACGTGCACGACGCGCGAGCGCTTCTTGATGCCCTGGACGAACTTGTCGACGGCGAAGTCCAGCGGGTAGACGCGGCTGGCCAGCGGGATGCCGGTCCGGACCCGGCCGAAGACGGGGTGCTCGTCGACGCCACGCACCATGTCGGTGTCGACGAAGGTCATGTGCGCGACGCCGACATCGACGCCGAGGTGCTTGAGCTCGGCTCGCAGGGTGTTGCCCATCGCCTCGACGCCTGCCTTGGCGACGTTGTACGACGCGAGGCCGGGAATGTGCACGACCGCGGCCAGCGACGAGACCAGCAGCAGGTAGCCCTTGCTCTCGAGCAGGTGCGGAAGAGTCAGGTGGACGGTCCGCCAGACGCCGTACAGGTCGACGTCGAGAACGCGCTCCCAGACGGCCGGGTCCATGCTGCGGGTGAAGCCGGGCGCGGCGATCCCGGCGTTCGCCATCACCACGTCGATCCGCCCGTAGCGCTCCGCAATCGCCTCGACGGCGGTCCGAAGAGACTCCAGGTCGGTGACGTCGGCCTCCCACCAGCCGGCGTCGGGGCCACAGTCCTCGGCGACCTTCTTCAGCTCGTCCGGTTCGAGCCCGACCAGGGCCGGCGTCGCGCCCTCGCTCGCCAGTTTCCGGGCCACGGCGGCACCGATCCCCCGGGACGCGCCTGTGATGAGTACGACCTTGCCCGCCATCGCCGACCTCCGACTGTTGAGTGGATACTCAACAGTAAGTGCTTATTGAGCTATTACTCAATAGACTGCTCCCATGACCCACGCCACCCCGCAATCCGCCGGCAGCCCCCCAGGCGAAACAGCCGCAGGCGGAACAGCCGCAGGCGCGGACGGTGCTAGGTCTCCGCGGAGAAAGGCGACCGGGGTCGCCGCTACCGCGACCGGCGATTTGGGGGTTGGCGGGAAGGGTGGGGAGCGGTCTTCGCGGTTGCGGCCGGAGGAGCGGCGGAGTCAGATCCTGGATGCGGCGCGGCGGGTGCTGGAAGCGGATCCGCATCGGGAACTCACGGTCGAGCTGGTCGCCGCCGAGGCGCAGGTCTCCCCCGCTCTGCTGTTCCACTACTTCGGCTCGAAGAAGAAGTTCCAGTACGCCGTGATCGAGGAAGCCGCCGCGGAAGTCATGCTCCGGACCGCGCCGGACCTGTCGCTGCCACCCGAGGAGCAACTGCGAAGCGGGATCCGGGCCTTCGTCCGAGCGGTCCTCGAGGCACCCCAGCTCTACCGGGCGACCCTGCTGATGTCGGCGGCCGGCGATCCCGCAGTACGCGCTCTCCACACGGAACTCCGGCAGGTTTTCAGCCGCTGGGTCATCGACGCCGTCGCCGCCTCCGGAACCGAGGTGACGCCGGCCGTCGAACTCCTGTGCCACGGCTGGCAGGGGTACGTCGAGCAGACCCTCCTCACCTGGATCGAGAACCCCACCGTCTCCCCCGACACCCTCGAACACCTCTGCGAAGGCTCCCTCGCGGCTCTCCTGACCACCGTCTGATCTCCCGGCCGTCGTACCTCCAGCTCTCCCGGCAGTCCTACCTCCAGCGGTGGTTTCGGCGCTCAGGACGTCTTCGAGGCGTTCGCCGGCGGCTCCCTGGCGCTGAGGGCGGCGACCGACCGCTAGGGTTCTCGCGTGCTGAAGGTTGCGACGGTGAACGTGAACGGGATTCGGGCCGCCTACCGGCGCGGGATGGCGGCCTGGCTCGAGCAGACCGATCCGGAAATCCTGCTGATGCAGGAGGTCCGGGCGACCGACGAAGTACTGCGGGATCACCTCGGCGGCGACTGGCACATCGCGCACGCCGAGCCGGTGATCGAGGGCAGCAAGGGCCGCGCGGGCGTCGCGATCGCGAGTCGCCGGCCGATCAAACTGGAGACCGTCGACCCCGGGCCCGAGCGGTTCGCGGGCTGCGGCCGCTGGGTCGAGGCCGAGATCGTCCTGGACGACGGGAACACGCTCTCGGCGATCAGTACCTATGTCTTCACCGGCGAGTTCGAGACTCCGCCGCGGCAGGCCGAGAAGTACGCGTTCCTGGACGCGATCACGAACCGGCTGACCGCCCTCCGCGCCGACGGACGGCACGTGCTGATGTGCGGCGACCTGAACATCGCCCACCGCGAGGTCGACCTGAAGGCCTGGAAGGCGAACCGGAAGAAGAGCGGTTTCCTGCCCGAGGAACGCGCCTGGCTCGACTCGCTCTTCGAGTCCGGCTGGGTCGACCTCGGCCGCCGCTTCGGGGGCGAGGGCCCCGGCCCGTACTCCTGGTGGTCCTGGCGCGGCAAGGCCTTCGACAACGACGCCGGCTGGCGGATCGACTACCAGATCGCTTCACCGCAGTTGGCCGCGAGCGCGACCGACTGCGTGATCCACCGCGCCCCGACGTACGCCGAACGCTGGAGCGACCACGCGCCCGTCGTGGCGACGTACGAGATCTGAGCGGCGCTAGCGCGGCCACCCGTTGCGCCACATCATCCGGCTGCGCATCATCCGTGGGGTGTCGCGGGCGTTCGGTGCGATCGAGTGGAGCACCCAAGGATGGGTTAGGTAGACATCGCCTGCCTGTCCGACGAGCTCGACCACGCGGACCGGGATCCCGTCCAGGTCCGTCTCGCTCACCAGGTCGGCAGCCCTGTCCTTGCGAGTCAACTGGCGGAACCACGGGTGAGATGCCAGCACCTGATCGCGGACAGCCTTGAAGTCGCGTTCTTCGGTGGTGGTCAGGTAGCGGGCGATCACCCGATGGGAGCCGGCGACCTGCGGCGTACCACCGCCACCCGGTTCGAGGTCGCCCAGGAGCGCCCAGACCTTGACGCCGATCAGTTCGTCCTGCGGAATCTCGAAGCCGACATCCGTGTGCCACTGCCGATGCGGTAACGACCAGGGCTCGTCGGTCGGCAGTGTCACCAGGACCTGGCCCTGATGAGGAGGCTCGGACCAGCCGGCCGGACCCAGCAGTTGGTCGAGCGCCGACCGGAGCGGCGGCCCAAGGATCGCGTTGGCCGCGGAGTCCTTCTTGCTGGCGACGAGATTCGTCGGTCGTACCGGGGCCCACGTACTGCGATTGTCGCGCCGCATCCCGTACAGCTCGCCGAGTTCCCGCCACAGCACGTTCCGCATCCGGTTCGCGTCCTCCGCCGAGAACGCGGCGGGGATCCGCACGATCCCGTCCCGGGTGAATTCCTCCAGCTGACTGTCACTGAGCATCTCCCCATGCTGAACCGATCGAGGAGAACCCTCCACTCATATTCGGCGGTCAGCAGGAGTCGCGCGGGTGCCCGCGGTGACGCTGTAATGTCGCTCGCATGTCCGAGTTGAAGCCGCCGGTCGCGGCGAAGAAGCCTGTTGAACGCACCCACCACGGCGACACGTTCGTCGACGACTACGAGTGGCTGCGGGACAAGAGCGACGACGAGGTACTGGACTACCTGCGCGCCGAGAACGCCTACACCGAGGCCCGGACCGCGCATCTCGAATCGTTGCGCGAGGCAATCTTCACCGAGATCTCCGACCGCACCCTGCAGACCGACCTGAGCGTGCCGGCCCGGCGCGGCGGGTACTGGTACTACACCCGCACGGTCGAGGGGAAGCAGTACGCGATCAGCTGCCGGGTGAAGGTGGACGGCGACGAACCGCCGGCGACCGAGGGGGAGATCCCCGGCGAAGAGGTGCTGCTCGACGGGAACGAGGTCGCGGGCGACTCGGAGTTCTTCTCGCTCGGCACCGTCGACGTGTCCCCGGACGGCCGGCTGCTCGCCTACTCGACCGACCTGACCGGCGACGAGCGTTTCACCTTGCGGATCAAGGACCTGAGCACCGGCGAACTGCTGCCGGACGAGCTGCCCGAGGTGCACTACGGCTCGGCCTGGTCCGCCGACGGCTCGACCATCTTCTACACGAAGGTCGACGACGCGTGGCGGCCGCACCAGATCTGGCGTCACACCCTCGGCGAGTCCGACGACGTGCTGGTGCTGGAGGAGCCGGACGAGCGGTTCTGGGTCGGCGTCGACCTGACCCGCAACGAGCAGGCGATCATGATCAGCCTGGGGAGCAAGCTGACCAGCGAGGTCTGGCTGCTCGACGCCAACGACCCGACCGGCGACCTGGTCGTCGTCGCGCCCCGGCGCGAAGGTGTCGAGTACGACGTCGAGCACGCGGGCGACCAGTTGCTGATCACGCACAACGCCGACGCGGCGAACTTCTCCCTCGCGACCGCCTCCCTGGACGCACCCGGTGACTGGACCACCCTGATCGAGGGCGACGAGTCGAGCCGGCTGCTCGGCGTCGACGCGTTCGCCGACCACGTGATCCTGTACCGCCGCCGGAACGCACTCACCGAGCTCGCGATCATGCGCCGCGACGGGTCGGTCTTCAGTGCTCCGGAGGCTCTCACGTTCGGCGAGCCGATCTACACGGTCTCCCCCGGCCGCAACGACGAGTGGCACGACACCCGCTACCGGTTCGGCTACACGTCGCTGGTGACACCGTCCACGACGTACGACGTGGACGTGCTGACCGGGGAACGCCGGTTGCTCAAGCAGCAGCCCGTGCTCGGCGGGGTCGACCTGAGCGACTACACGCAGTACAGGGAATGGGCGACGGCACCCGACGGGACGCAGGTGCCGATCTCGATCGTGGCGCGCAAGGACGTCGCGAAGGACGGCAACGCGCCGGTCGAGCTGTACGGCTACGGCTCGTACGAGTCGTCGATCGACCCGTGGTTCTCGATCGCGCGGCTGTCCTTGCTCGATCGCGGCGTGGTGTTCGCGATCGCACACATCCGTGGTGGCGGGGAGATGGGCCGGCACTGGTACGACAACGGGAAGACGCTGACCAAGCGCAACACCTTCACCGACTTCATCGCGTGTGCCGAGCACCTGGTCAAGGACGGCTGGACCCGGCCCGAGCGACTGGTGGCCCACGGCGGCAGCGCCGGCGGCCTGCTGATGGGCGCGGTGGCGAACCTGGCACCGCAGGCGTTCGGTGGGGTGATCGCCCAGGTGCCGTTCGTGGACGCGCTGACGACGATCCTGGACCCGTCGCTGCCGTTGACGGTGATCGAGTGGGAGGAGTGGGGTAACCCGCTCGAGGACCGCGAGGTCTACGAGTACATGAAGTCCTACTCGCCGTACGAGAACGTGACCGCCCAGCAGTACCCGCGGATCCTCGCGATCACCAGCCTGAACGACACCCGGGTCTTCTTCGTCGAACCGGCCAAGTGGGTGGCCAAGCTGCGAGCGACGGCGACCGGCGACGTCGACGTACTGCTGAAGACCGAGATGGAAGCCGGGCACGGCGGCCGCAGCGGCCGGTACGACGCCTGGCGGGAGCTGGCGTTCCAGTACGCCTGGGAACTGGACGTTCTCGGGCTGGCCTGACCACCGCAAATCCAGCGAAAGCCCCGAAAGGTCTGTCGGCCTCTCGGGGCTTTGCGCTGCCTTGCACAAGTTCCGTTTTCCCGGGAAGGTCCCGGGTACCGGATGCGTTGTCCACGGCGGGACGTCTTGCTGGTGTGTGCTGCAACACATTTCGGCAGCCGAATCGCTGACAGAACAATGGTCGCCGGGAGTCAACCAATGATGCGGCTTCGGCGTCCTCGGGGCGGAAACCCAGCAGATGAAGCCGAATCCGCGCAGCAGGCGGCGCAGGCGCGCAAACCCGGTTCGCTCGTGGGATCCACGCTGAGTTGCCACTGAAGAACGGTGCCGGGAAATCTCAGGGAACGTTCAGGCTGTTTACACACTCATCGTGGAATCTTGAACCTCACTCGAGCGTTGCTCTCCATGTAACGACGAAGGGAGTTTCGGTGGCTCGCATGGCTCGTGTCCGGTCAACGGACGACGGTATCGACGGCAAGGACAGCGTCGGTCTCTACCTCGAAGAGATCGCTCGCACTCCTTTGCTGACCGCTGAAGAAGAAGTCGAGCTCGCTGAGACGGTCGAGGCAGGTCTCCTCGCGGAGCAACTGCTGGCCGAGGGGCGGGTTGGACGCAAGAAGGGCGGAGCGCCCAAATATGCGACGGAGGAAGAGCTGGAGTGGCTGGCCGAAGAGGGCCAGCGCGCGCAGCAGCGGTTCGTGACCGCGAACCTCCGGCTGGTGGTCTCGATCGCCCGCCGCTACGGACGGTCCCAGATGCCGCTCCTGGACCTGGTCCAGGAAGGCAACACGGGCCTGATCCGCGCGGTGGAGAAGTTCGACTACCGCAAGGGATTCAAGTTCTCGACGTACGCGACCTGGTGGGTGCGGCAGGCGATCACCCGCGGTATCGCGCAGCAGGCCCGAGTGGTCCGGCTGCCGGTGCACGTGGTGGAGCAGCTGAACCAGATCGGGTCCGCCCGGCGCACGCTGGAGCGCAAGCTCGGGCGGGAGCCGGAGCTCGACGAGATCGCGGCCGAGCTGGACCTGGACGTGGAGCGGGTCACCGACCTGATCCGGATCGGCCGGGACCACATCAGCCTGGACAACCCGATCGACGACGAGGGTGAGACCTCGCTGGGCGACCTGATCGCGGCCGAGACCGCGCCCGGGCCCGACCAGCTGGTGGCCGACGCCTCCGACCGGTCCGGACTGTTCAGCCTGGTCGACCAGCTCGACCCGAGGTCGGCCGACGTCATCCGGCGCCGGTACGGGCTGCACGACGGCCGGCAGGCGAAGCTCGCCGACATCGGCGCGGTGCACGGCATCTCGGCCGAGCGGGTGCGGCAGATCGAGCGAGAGGCCCTCGGCCGCTTGCGCCGACTCGCCGACCCGACCCTGGCCGCCTGATCCCGAGCCCCGGCGCCAGCCACTGAACCCCACAGGACCCCCGAGCCGCACCAGCGGCCCGGGGGTTCGCTCGTATCCGGACCCTCAAGCCGGACCGCCTCGTACGCCGAACTCGCGCGAAAGCCGGATGTCCAAGGCGTTCCAGGCCGTCGATCTGGATCCCGGCGTGCGTTGTCGGCGATGCTGTGGGCGTGGAGTACGTGTCGAGGGTGCCGCGACCCCCGCTGGACAGGCTGATCGACGACCTCTACTACCTGGAGGGTTCTCCGCCGTACGCCCGTCTGATGCTTCCGCCGATGCCTGGGGCGCTGCTCATCGTCAACCTCGGGGCGCCGTTCCGCATCCGCGCCGGCGGCGACATCGAGACGGCCGAGTACGCCGACGGATGCGTGGTCACCACGCCCACCCGCGCGCTGGAGTTCGGCTACCCACCTCGGACCCGGTCCGTCGGCATCCACTTCAAGCCGTGGGGGCCGGCGCAGTTCTTGCCGATGCCCGCGGCCGAGCTGTGCGACCGGCCGGTGACGATAGAGCAGGTTTGGGGCAGACCCGCCATTGCTGAGCTGCAAGATCGACTGGCCTCGGCGGACGGACCGCACGAGATGCTGACGCTGCTCGAGGAGGAGCTGATGCGACGGCTGTGCGAGACCGCCGGCCTGGGCCTGGTTCGCCAGACGAGCAGAGTCATCGCGGCGACCCGCGGCGCGGTGGCGATCCGCGACCTGAGCGTGGCAGCCGGTGTCAGCAGTACTCACCTGGCACAACGGTTCAAGGAGCTCATCGGCGTTACGCCGAAGCGGCTCGCTCGCACCTACCGCTTCGCCACCACCGTCTTCGCGATCAACCCCGCCGGCCCGATCGACTGGGGCGACCTCGCCGGCGGCGCGGGCTACTTCGACCAAGCCCACTTCGGCCACGAGTTCCGGGACTTCACCGGACTTACGCCGACCCGGTACGTCGAAGTCCGGCGTCGGTTCCTGCGCGAACATCCCGGCCACGCGATGGACGGCTGGCCACTGCCGGTCGATTGATTTCTTACAAGAACGACAGCCCACAACCCGCTAATTTGAGTGACCCCGAACAGAGGAGAGCCCGGTGGGCAAGGTGGTCATGTACAGCTCGGTGTCGGTCGACGGCTTCGTCGCGGACGGGAACGACCAGCCCGGACCGCTGTTCGACTGGCTGACCAGCGGTGACGTCCCGTTGGACGACAGCGGCGTGCTGAAGGTGTCGCAGACGTCCTACGACTACATCCGGCCGTACTGGGACGAAATCGGCGTGACAGTCGTCGGGCGGCACGTCTTCGACCTGACCGACGGCTGGGACGGGAAGCCTCCGGGCGGGATGGACCATATGGTCGTCGTGACGCACCGACCGGCGCCCGAGGGGTGGGACCCCCAGGCGCCGTTCCACTTCGTCGACGGCGTCGAGGCAGCCGTGGCCAAGGCCCAGGAGCTTGCCGGTGACCGCGTCGTCGAGGTCGCCGCCGGCGACGTCGGTGGCCAGGTGCTTGCCGCGGGTCTGGTCGACGAGGTGCGCATGGACGTCGTACCGGTCGTGTTCGGGTCCGGCAAGCGCTACTTCGGGGCGGTCGACGCGCAGCACCTGCTGGAGGATCCGGACGTGGTCATTCAGGGCAACCGGGTGCTTCACCTGCGCTATCGGACGCGTCGTTGACCGATCCGCCCTAGCACCTCACCTGCGGCAAGATCGCCGGTTTCAGGCGGCGTGGTTGTTCCAGGTGTCGATCAAGGTGGGGAGTTCGGCGAGGCGGTGGACGGTGGCGTCCGGGACGCCCTCGGTGTGGCCGATCTGGTTGGTGGGGATCGCACTGTGCGGGATGTGAGCGGCTCGCATGCCGACGTTCTGCGCACCCCAGACATCGTCGAACAGCCTGTCGCCCACGAACAGGCACCGGGCGGGCTCGGCCATCTCGACCGCCTGCATCGCCGCGCGGAACGCCTCCGGGTGCGGCTTCGTCCACGGCACCTCGCTGGTGTAGACGGCCCCGTCGATCAACTCCAGGACGCCGTCGCGCGCGAAGATGTCCTCGTGTCGCTGCCGGGACCAGATCGTGTTCGACAGGATGCCGATCTTCAGTCCGCGATCCCGCAGCGCCTGCAGCGTCTCGATCGCGTCGGGCTCCAGCTCCGTGTGCGGCTGCCACTGACGCTCGTACTCCGCCAGCGCGGCCGGCGTCAGCTCCACCTCGGCCAGCAGGCACACCTCCTCCAGGGTGCTGCTCAGGTGCTCGTCCCGGGACCGCAGCCAGATCGATCCCTCGGCCTCGACGAGTCGCTTCGCCAGCTCCTCGGCCCGGGTCTCGTCGATCACCGTCGCCACGGACCGCCAGACATCGTGCAGGTCGATGTCGTGCCAGGTCGCCAGCGTCCCGCCCCAGTCGAACAGCACGGCCTCGATCGGTTCGTTCTTCACGTTCGTCACGGCGGATAGATTGCCAGACGGCGCCGACAATCTCCTCCGGTTATCCGCTCACCGTGGCGATCTTCTGCCGCTTGGCCAGCCACAGGACGGCGTACGCGTAGAACACCAGGGACGGGATGTCGCTGACCAGCAACGTCCACGGGGCGCCGCCCTGGTTCGACCAGCCGTCCAGCTGACCCATTGCCGCAGGCAACAAAAACGCGAACAGGTTGTTCATCGTGTGCAACGCGATCCCCGCCTCCAGTCCCCCGGTGCGGATCGCCAGCCAGCCGGCCGTCATCGCGAACAGGAAGATGTCGGCCATCGCCCATCCGGTGTACCCGTGCGCGGAGACGAACGCCGCGCTGCTGATCACCAGTGCCGGCCAGGGCGAGCGCAGGATCCGCTTCACCACGCTGTCGCCGGCCGGTCCGTACGAGCCCACTGCCTGCACCAGCCACCCGCGGAACAAGAACTCCTCGGCCGCGGACTGGAACGGCACCAGCAAGAGGATCAGCACGGCCGAGACGAGGAACGCGCTCAATCCGACCCAGGAACCGGAGTCCGAGGTGTCGGTATCGGCGCCCGGGAAGATCGCGTCGGTCGCCAGGCTCAGCACGTACGAGAGCGCGAGGTAGCCGAGTGCGGGCAGGCAGCAGAGCGCGAGCCAGCGCAATCTCAGCCGGTTCTGTACGGAGGCGACACTCCAGGCAGGGCGGCGCTGAACTACCCACACGACCAGCAGCACAGCGGGCGTGAGGATGCCGAGCATCACCAACTGGGCGGCGAGATCCTCGGTCGTGTTCGGGAACAGCGTGTTGCCCTCGGGCACGGTGAAGTCGCCCGCCACGATGCGGTGCACGACCTCCCAGGCGATGAGGACGGCGACAGTGAGAAACAGCGCGATGACAACCAGCAGCGCAGTACCGGCCAGCGGCCGCCACCACCTGAACTTCGCAGTCCGCGCCAACCGATGAAACGGCTCCCCCGCCGGCGCCGCCACAATCCGAGGCTCCACCGGCCCCCGCACCCCGAACCCCACCTGCCCGTACTGCGGCCCGTACTGCGGCTGCCCGTACGGCGGTTGCCCCGGCGCCAGCCCGTACGGCGGTTGCCAATATCCCGGTTGCCCCGATGCCTGCCCGTAAGGCGGTTGCCCGTACCCGGGTTGCCCCGGCGCCTGCCCGTACCCGGGTTGCCCCGGCGCCTGCCCGTACCCCGGTTGCGCCGGTGGTTGGCCGTGCCCCGGTTGCCCCTGCTCAGGGCTGTACTGCGGTTGACCCGGGGGTTGGTCGTATTGCGACGGGTTCTGTTGGGGCCAAGGTGGTGGGCCGGGGTGTTGATAGGGATTGGACTGCTGGTGTGGGTTCATCGGATACGCAGCCGGTTGCTGCGGTGGGCTGCCCCACGGCGGCGGCTGCTCCGGCGACCAGAAACCCGGCGGGCGCTCCCCCGCCGACCCACCGTCCACAGCTCGCACCTCACCAGCGCCGGCCTCGTCGGCTCCCCGCCGATCCGGCGGATCGGGTGGGGAACCCGCGGCGGGCTGGTCGGGCGGTGGTGGCGGGCCTTGGTGCGCGTCCATGGCGTGACTCTATGAGATCGGGCCAAGTGCCTGTGGACAACGTTCTGCACGGGGTGGCGTTCTGCTGGCATGCTTCCGCCATGTCCGATCAGCCGCTGCCGCGTTCCGTCCGGATCGGCTATGCCCTGGGGTCCGTCGCGACCGGCT
The Kribbella voronezhensis DNA segment above includes these coding regions:
- a CDS encoding CPBP family intramembrane glutamic endopeptidase; its protein translation is MDAHQGPPPPPDQPAAGSPPDPPDRRGADEAGAGEVRAVDGGSAGERPPGFWSPEQPPPWGSPPQQPAAYPMNPHQQSNPYQHPGPPPWPQQNPSQYDQPPGQPQYSPEQGQPGHGQPPAQPGYGQAPGQPGYGQAPGQPGYGQPPYGQASGQPGYWQPPYGLAPGQPPYGQPQYGPQYGQVGFGVRGPVEPRIVAAPAGEPFHRLARTAKFRWWRPLAGTALLVVIALFLTVAVLIAWEVVHRIVAGDFTVPEGNTLFPNTTEDLAAQLVMLGILTPAVLLVVWVVQRRPAWSVASVQNRLRLRWLALCCLPALGYLALSYVLSLATDAIFPGADTDTSDSGSWVGLSAFLVSAVLILLLVPFQSAAEEFLFRGWLVQAVGSYGPAGDSVVKRILRSPWPALVISSAAFVSAHGYTGWAMADIFLFAMTAGWLAIRTGGLEAGIALHTMNNLFAFLLPAAMGQLDGWSNQGGAPWTLLVSDIPSLVFYAYAVLWLAKRQKIATVSG